From Aquila chrysaetos chrysaetos chromosome 3, bAquChr1.4, whole genome shotgun sequence, the proteins below share one genomic window:
- the ZNF804B gene encoding zinc finger protein 804B isoform X2, with the protein MACYLVISSRHLSNGHYRGIKGVFRGPLCKKGARSPDYAEKEKAAAKALEDVKANFYCELCDKQYHKHQEFDNHINSYDHAHKQRLKDLKQREFARNVASKSWKDEKKQEKALKRLHQLAELRKQSECITGSGPLLKAPRLVMEKQQSPDGIFLYKGGKFTASSPRTTTSEGQGFSSSVLEKQQLIISRHQSPTERPHALGNQLSQALPDSTNTSQRAGVSFSFSKKVPLKLESSASVFSENSEEGNDCSESPNYKTKQALEGCCSGTLLEEDMKASLDKGLPITQAQKDLDNSASSHVAAKPKMLKENDKSSDRELEEKVSAHPSFSKAKIQLSNLDFSGSLRETEQESKLNESEQLLETLISPSCHASNFCTQLNTCKNSNAYLPDQLPELPQQPEPQLTGASNINDSPGVVKRERSLESSENTNGNMETLPRETTVKDVKPQALPFLHVVSKDGTTALQWPTELLLFTKTEPCISYGCNPLYFDFRLSLNHRDGKQHETNKASCKDYSINKTADENEASGLIKHKQMSNEQDNQLLKPKKMKGSLNPRKAKQKAESDIGKEMNENGQKCIADYLNENIPKVPAYLDVSQKDYVTEKSLHTTTLRRPLKHHFHSCERKNQNIRNESISFSAFMSRIKKSKAAKCHFIYSEEKRENQNDCRSIQDVASCSSDISDSGKDSSGSFLSYKSSSNSRYSENERCGSYMGCWRFPCPQKSSSDRHSSYSDTSVSGTSSYMSYMSPTSNNHSRNHLLFCCKRKSKTAERHKCKHRKHKCIFTSNDTDEDYLCCSRTHRTRNCTQRGTLKYRRCSRHRVLQHRDRSKHSRCRHRHFGKVHSGSRSYHSSKSCSTRDSGSSERSSSSRISRGSSSGSFSKETDNCDDKTKDDAERGSKTEMGKAETAHYDSLNVNGQPKNFATCSSETLAKDICGKRKSLTAKLLLERVQSKKTQEQMHDSERFSNTCGIELRDHSRSHFALQFSSSVDDIAMLPLPEKLLSVGKNDTGHNEISSLETSVKKNNFEASEITNVALSTGTDYDHCLFKDIIQIGTGYQSPSIKRNTAIKEQSNLFISEVQPFIQSCDPVPNDFPGAFPSNRYSVVANSTETKEELHDVNMDSNRAEGSSDSLCDNAMQKYEDTVNDLEVYSKSTSPPLTQQPITFSPEEVEKYRLLQLQAQQHMQKQLLAKHLKVLPAPGPAAFSATPAVPALPVQQHATVTTIHHTLLQRFAVSASVHPHGSHLSLAHLHPLSQAHFAPIPFSPLAPALIPTHPALLTGHPLHLVSTTPLHPSPLTFPTLPHTAYIPALFTPHLNAATPSAIHPNPFVHPLFQGQEPHHHSCSSQTQQLPTIKEVFSVSSYLN; encoded by the coding sequence CATCACTGGGAGTGGACCATTGCTTAAAGCCCCCAGATTAGTCATGGAAAAGCAGCAATCACCAGATGGCATTTTCCTGTACAAGGGCGGCAAGTTCACAGCCAGTTCTCCAAGAACCACCACAAGTGAAGGACAAGGTTTCTCCAGCAGCGTACTAGAGAAACAACAGCTTATCATAAGCAGGCACCAGTCCCCTACCGAAAGACCCCATGCGCTTGGAAATCAACTCTCACAAGCGCTCCCAGATAGTACCAATACTTCTCAAAGGGCAGGAGTGTCTTTCTCATTCTCTAAAAAAGTCCCTTTGAAGCTTGAGTCCTCAGCATCAGTCTTCAGTGAGAACTCTGAAGAAGGAAATGATTGTAGTGAATCCCCCAActataaaacaaagcaagctctTGAGGGCTGTTGTTCTGGCACACTTTTGGAGGAGGACATGAAAGCAAGCTTGGATAAAGGGCTACCTATTACACAAGCCCAAAAGGATTTGGATAACAGTGCATCAAGTCATGTAGCTGCAAAACCTAAAATGCTAAAGGAAAATGATAAAAGTAGTGATAGAGAATTAGAAGAAAAGGTCAGTGCTCATCCTTCATTTTCCAAAGccaaaatacagctttcaaatttggatttttctggTTCACTTAGAGAAACAGAGCAAGAGAGCAAATTGAATGAGTCTGAGCAATTGTTAGAAACTCTCATTTCACCTTCATGCCACGCTAGCAACTTTTGTACACAGCTGAACACCTGCAAGAACAGCAATGCCTACCTGCCTGACCAGTTACCTGAGCTCCCACAACAGCCAGAACCTCAGCTGACAGGCGCAAGCAACATTAATGACAGTCCTGGGGtggtaaaaagagaaagatcaTTGGAGagttcagaaaacacaaatgggAATATGGAAACACTTCCAAGGGAGACCACGGTTAAAGATGTTAAGCCCCAGGCATTGCCTTTCCTCCATGTAGTGAGCAAAGATGGCACCACTGCTCTACAGTGGCCCACAGAATTACTTTTGTTTACAAAAACTGAGCCCTGTATTTCATATGGCTGTAATCCACTGTATTTTGACTTCAGACTCTCTTTAAATCACAGAGATGGTAAACAGCatgaaacaaacaaagcaagctgtaaaGACTACTCTATAAATAAGACTGCAGATGAAAATGAAGCCTCAGGTTTAATAAAACACAAGCAAATGTCAAATGAACAAGATAATCAGTTGTTGAAACCAAAGAAGATGAAAGGTTCCCTAAATCCAAGAAAGGCCAAGCAAAAAGCTGAGTCAGACATagggaaagaaatgaatgaaaatggtCAAAAATGCATTGcagattatttaaatgaaaatataccCAAAGTGCCTGCTTACCTTGATGTCTCACAAAAGGATTACGTGACAGAAAAAAGTCTTCATACAACAACACTGAGAAGACCTTTAAAGCATCATTTTCAtagctgtgaaagaaaaaaccagaacattagaaatgaaagcatttccttttctgcttttatgtcTAGGATTAAAAAGTCTAAAGctgcaaaatgtcattttatttattctgaggAAAAACGTGAAAACCAAAATGACTGCAGATCCATTCAAGATGTGGCCAGCTGCAGCAGTGACATAAGTGACAGTGGAAAAGACTCTAGTGGAAGTTTCCTTAGTTATAAATCCAGTTCAAACAGCAGgtattcagaaaatgaaagatgtgGAAGTTACATGGGATGCTGGAGATTCCCATGTCCTCAAAAGTCCTCCTCTGACAGACATTCCAGCTATTCTGACACTTCAGTTAGTGGTACGAGTAGCTACATGAGCTACATGAGTCCCACATCGAACAATCACAGCAGAaaccatttgcttttttgttgtaaaagaaaaagcaagacagCTGAAAGGCACAAATGTAAACACAGAAAGCACAAGTGTATTTTCACTTCTAATGATACAGATGAGGATTACCTTTGTTGTAGCAGAACTCACAGAACTAGAAACTGTACACAGAGGGGCACACTTAAATATCGAAGATGTTCAAGACATAGAGTTTTACAACACAGAGACAGATCTAAACACAGCAGATGTAGACACCGGCATTTTGGCAAAGTGCACAGTGGAAGTAGAAGCTACCATAGCTCCAAAAGTTGTTCCACCAGAGACTCAGGAAGCAGTGAAAGATCGTCTAGTAGCAGAATATCAAGAGGTAGCAGTTCAGGATCCTTCTCAAAAGAGACTGACAACTGTGATGACAAAACAAAAGACGACGCAGAAAGAGGTTCTAAAACTGAAATGGGAAAAGCTGAAACTGCACATTACGACTCTCTGAATGTGAATGGTCAGCCAAAAAACTTTGCCACCTGCTCTTCTGAAACCCTGGCAAAAGACAtatgtggaaaaagaaagtcGCTGACCGCCAAGTTACTTTTAGAAAGAGTGCAGTCCAAGAAAACCCAGGAACAAATGCACGATTCAGAGAGATTTTCAAACACTTGTGGGATAGAATTAAGGGATCACTCGCGAAGTCACTTTGCTCTTCAGTTTTCATCATCGGTAGATGACATTGCAATGTTACCTTTACCAGAGAAACTGCTAAGTGTAGGTAAAAATGACACAGGGCATAATGAAATTAGTTCACTGGAAACcagtgtgaagaaaaacaactttgaagCGTCAGAGATAACTAATGTTGCTCTTTCAACTGGCACTGATTATGATCATTGCCTTTTTAAAGACATCATTCAAATAGGAACAGGCTATCAGAGCCCGAGCATAAAAAGGAACACGGCAATAAAGGAACAATCCAATCTCTTCATTAGTGAAGTGCAACCCTTTATACAAAGCTGTGACCCAGTACCAAATGATTTCCCTGGTGCTTTTCCCTCTAATAGATATTCTGTTGTTGCTAATTCAACAGAGACCAAAGAAGAACTACATGATGTAAACATGGACTCAAACCGGGCAGAAGGCAGTTCAGACTCTCTTTGTGACAATGCTATGCAGAAGTATGAGGACACAGTAAATGACCTAGAAGTGTACAGCAAATCCACCTCCCCTCCTTTAACGCAGCAGCCTATCACATTTTCACCAGAGGAAGTAGAAAAATACAGGTTGCTGCAGCTGCAAGCCCAGCAGCATATGCAGAAACAACTTCTGGCAAAACACCTGAAAGTTTTGCCTGCCCCAGGAccagctgccttctctgcaACACCAGCAGTTCCTGCCCTCCCTGTTCAGCAGCACGCTACTGTCACCACCATCCACCACACACTGCTGCAACGCTTTGCTGTCTCGGCATCTGTACATCCCCACGGCAGCCATCTCTCCCTGGCCCACCTCCACCCCCTCTCTCAGGCACATTTTGCCCCCATACCATTTTCCCCATTAGCACCAGCCCTCATTCCCACCCACCCTGCTTTGCTGACAGGACACCCATTGCACTTGGTCTCCACCACCCCTCTCCACCCTTCCCCACTGACCTTTCCCACACTGCCACACACTGCATATATCCCAGCCTTATTTACACCACACCTGAATGCAGCCACACCTTCTGCTATACATCCAAATCCCTTTGTTCATCCATTATTCCAAGGGCAAGAGCCCCATCACCATTCTTGCTCTAGCCAGACCCAACAGTTACCTACAATAAAAgaagttttcagtgtttctagCTATTTAAACTAG